The Mangifera indica cultivar Alphonso chromosome 8, CATAS_Mindica_2.1, whole genome shotgun sequence genome has a window encoding:
- the LOC123223524 gene encoding stress-related protein-like translates to MSDTDANHHTDMRIQENEKRLDYLDFVQVAAIYIIVCFSTLYAYAKENSGPLKHGVETVEGNVKAVIGPVYEKFHDVPFELLQFVDHKVDESLKELKKHVPSLLKQASSQARAVASEVHRAGVLDTAKHISISVYYKYEPTVKELYWRYEPVAEQYAVSAWRSLNRLPIIPQVAQIVVPTATYWSGKYNQAVCYTDERGYAVAEYLPLIPIERIAKVFDENEIGPTISTNGETEN, encoded by the exons ATGTCCGATACGGATGCCAATCATCATACAGACATG AGgattcaagaaaatgaaaaaagactCGATTATCTAGATTTCGTCCAAGTGGCAGCGATCTACATTATAGTCTGCTTTTCAACACTCTACGCATACGCTAAGGAGAATTCCGGTCCACTTAAACACGGAGTGGAAACCGTTGAAGGAAACGTTAAAGCCGTTATTGGTCCCGTTTACGAGAAGTTTCATGATGTTCCGTTTGAACTCCTCCAGTTCGTCGATCACAAG GTGGACGAGTCTTTGAAGGAACTGAAAAAGCATGTGCCTTCTCTGCTGAAGCAAGCATCGAGTCAGGCACGAGCTGTGGCTTCTGAAGTTCACCGCGCCGGTGTACTGGACACTGCGAAGCACATTTCAATCAGTGTGTATTACAAGTACGAGCCGACGGTCAAGGAGCTATACTGGAGGTACGAGCCGGTTGCCGAACAATATGCAGTTTCGGCTTGGAGGTCGCTGAATCGGCTTCCCATTATCCCGCAAGTGGCTCAGATCGTTGTCCCAACGGCTACCTACTGGTCTGGCAAGTATAACCAGGCGGTTTGTTATACGGACGAGAGGGGATATGCGGTGGCAGAGTATCTGCCGTTGATTCCAATCGAGAGGATCGCAAAAGTTTTTGATGAGAATGAGATAGGGCCCACCATTTCGACGAATGGAGAGACTGAGAACTGA
- the LOC123223523 gene encoding xyloglucan 6-xylosyltransferase 2-like: MMERCLGVQRSRKVYRALRNCKVTVLCLVLTVVVLRGIIGAGKFGTPEQDLTEIRNHFYFHSRKRGAESHRVLKDKLQMTSASSETSNSTNSTFPKASTNYNEFDFSEISDDKEEDEKPDWHKHYSLGPKISDWDERKLKWLKDNSKFSNFVGDKKPRVLLVTGSSPRACENPVGDHYLLKSVKNKIDYCRIHGIEIFYNTALLDAEMAGFWEKLLLLRNLMLSHPAVELFWWMDSEAVFTDMTFEVPWNRYKDYNLVMHGWNEMVYDQKKWTGLNTGSFVLRNCQWSLDILDSWASMGPKGIILDRAGEVLNKELTDRPSFKAVADDQSAMVYLLANQRDKWGDKVYLESEYYLHGDRGILVDRYEERIEKYHSGLVDHRWPLVTHFVGCKPCAKFGDYPVERCSKQMDRAFNFGDYQILKIFGFTHNSLVSKHVKRIRNGTSNQLEVKNQLGLLQPSFKKTIRKIG; the protein is encoded by the exons ATGATGGAGAGGTGTTTAGGGGTTCAAAGATCGAGAAAGGTTTATCGAGCTTTACGCAACTGCAAGGTCACAGTTCTCTGCCTCGTCCTCACGGTCGTCGTCCTACGGGGTATTATCGGAGCCGGTAAATTTGGCACTCCGGAGCAGGACTTGACAGAAATCCGTAATCACTTCTATTTTCACTCCAGAAAGCGCGGCGCTGAGTCGCATCGAGTCCTTAAAGACAAGCTCCAAATGACGTCGGCGTCTTCTGAAACTTCCAACAGCACCAACTCAACCTTTCCGAAAGCAAGCACCAATTACAATGAATTCGATTTCAGCGAGATTTCGGacgataaagaagaagatgaaaaaccgGACTGGCACAAGCACTACTCTCTCGGACCAAAAATCTCAGACTGGGACGAGCGAAAATTGAAATGGCTGAAAGACAACTCAAAATTTTCGAATTTTGTTGGAGACAAGAAGCCACGAGTCCTACTTGTTACAGGATCTTCACCTAGAGCGTGCGAGAATCCGGTAGGTGATCATTATCTATTGAAGTCAGTGAAAAACAAGATTGATTATTGTAGAATACACGGgatagaaatattttataatacggCTCTTCTAGATGCTGAAATGGCAGGCTTCTGGGAGAAGCTTCTGTTGTTAAGAAACTTAATGCTTTCTCACCCAGCGGTAGAGTTGTTCTGGTGGATGGATAGTGAAGCAGTGTTTACTGATATGACGTTTGAGGTTCCATGGAACAGGTATAAAGACTACAATTTGGTGATGCACGGATGGAATGAGATGGTTTATGATCAAAAGAAATGGACTGGACTGAATACTGGGAGCTTTGTGTTGAGGAATTGTCAGTGGTCGTTGGATATTCTTGATTCATGGGCTTCAATGGGACCAAAAGGAATAATTCTGGATAGAGCTGGGGAGGTATTAAACAAGGAGCTTACGGATAGGCCGTCCTTCAAAGCAGTAGCAGATGATCAGTCAGCAATGGTTTACTTGTTGGCTAATCAGAGGGATAAGTGGGGTGATAAGGTTTATCTTGAGAGCGAATATTATTTGCATGGTGATAGGGGGATTTTGGTTGATAGGTACGAGGAAAGGATTGAGAAGTATCATTCAGGTTTAGTTGATCATAGGTGGCCTCTAGTAACTCATTTTGTGGGTTGCAAGCCTTGTGCCAAGTTTGGGGATTACCCGGTTGAAAGGTGCTCGAAGCAGATGGACCGAGCTTTTAACTTTGGTGATTATCAGATACTTAAGATTTTTGGCTTCACTCATAATTCTTTGGTCAGTAAACATGTTAAGCGAATTCGAAATGGGACAAGCAATCAACTTGAGGTTAAAAATCAGCTTGGATTACTACAACCATCATTTAAGAAAACTATCAGG AAAATAGGATAA
- the LOC123223105 gene encoding translocator protein homolog yields the protein MASQNLKHRIKDGPADTPNVDSNYTKNKRDKRADMAKRGLRSLSIAVALPLALILFDIYFFGSSRSYVAMKKPFWFPPLWVIHTFCMASSFLMGLSSWLVWAEGGFHKNPMALSFCLGELLLSLAWHPIVLHVGANWVGLILCLATFGALAGCCRAYREVNPIASDLVKPCLAWTAFLAIVNLKLLFL from the coding sequence ATGGCTTCCCAAAACCTGAAGCACCGTATCAAAGATGGCCCGGCCGACACGCCCAACGTGGACAGCAACTACACCAAAAACAAACGGGATAAGAGAGCGGACATGGCCAAGCGTGGCCTTCGATCATTGTCCATAGCCGTTGCTCTTCCTCTCGCCCTTATCCTTTTTGACATCTACTTTTTTGGTTCAAGTCGTAGCTATGTCGCAATGAAGAAACCATTCTGGTTCCCTCCATTGTGGGTGATACACACATTTTGCATGGCTTCGAGTTTCTTAATGGGTCTCTCGTCGTGGCTTGTATGGGCTGAAGGTGGTTTCCACAAGAACCCAATGGCTTTGTCTTTCTGCTTGGGTGAGCTTTTATTGAGTTTAGCTTGGCATCCTATTGTGTTGCATGTGGGTGCCAATTGGGTCGGGTTGATTTTGTGCTTAGCTACGTTTGGGGCTTTAGCGGGTTGTTGTCGGGCTTACCGGGAGGTCAATCCAATAGCTAGTGATTTGGTAAAGCCATGTTTGGCTTGGACGGCGTTTTTGGCCATTGTAAATCTCAagcttctttttctttga